The sequence below is a genomic window from Brevibacillus laterosporus.
GCTGGCTCGGTACAAGCAATTTTAGTGGGTGAGCGGTTAGCACTTAATTTGTTGCAGCGTCTTTCAGGGATTGCTACACGTACCCAGCTCTTTGTGAATGAGATTAAACATACAAAGGCGAGAGTGGTGGATACACGTAAAACAACACCGGGCCTACGATTATTAGAAAAATACGCAGTGCGAGTGGGTGGCGGACATAACCACCGATTTGCCCTGTATGATGCTGTGATGATCAAGGACAATCATAGTAAAGGTGCAGGTGGGATAAAAGAAGCAGTGATGAAGGCGCGTGAAGCCATTCCTCACACAATGAAAATAGAAGTAGAAGCTGAATCACTAGAGCAAGTACATGAAGCATTGTCAGCAGGAGCGGATATTATCATGCTGGATAATATGTCATGCGAAATGATGAGAGAAGCAGTTCAAATCATTCAAGGGAAGGCAATCATTGAAGCATCTGGTGGTGTTACATTGGAGACGGTGAGCGCTATTGCCGAAACTGGCGTGGATGTGATTTCGGTGGGTGGACTCACACATTCCGTTACTTCTTTAGATATTAGCTTAGATTTAAATCAACGGAAAAGATAGAGAAAAGAGGAACTACCCATGCTACTCGTAATGGATATAGGTAATACCAATATTGTGCTCGG
It includes:
- the nadC gene encoding carboxylating nicotinate-nucleotide diphosphorylase; the protein is MLWNKRELKRKIEEWLFEDVGHGDITTMTTISADEKGLGILYAKESGIIAGLDIAEQVFHTVDHELDFQRRVSEGSQVKKGDVIAEVAGSVQAILVGERLALNLLQRLSGIATRTQLFVNEIKHTKARVVDTRKTTPGLRLLEKYAVRVGGGHNHRFALYDAVMIKDNHSKGAGGIKEAVMKAREAIPHTMKIEVEAESLEQVHEALSAGADIIMLDNMSCEMMREAVQIIQGKAIIEASGGVTLETVSAIAETGVDVISVGGLTHSVTSLDISLDLNQRKR